One stretch of Lytechinus variegatus isolate NC3 chromosome 17, Lvar_3.0, whole genome shotgun sequence DNA includes these proteins:
- the LOC121431014 gene encoding annexin B9-like, translating into MENRPTVTEFEGFDKDEDVQVLRKAMKGLGTDEQAILDILCYRTNDQRQELANHYKASYGRDLIDDLKSELKGDFEDIIIGIMTPLPLFDATCLKNAMSGAGTDEKVLLEILCARSNAQIQLIKAAYVKAGYGDDLESDLESETSGDLKRLLVGLCTGARDESDEIDAEKVEADAQALVEAGEGQLGTDESEFQRILVAKSIRHIRAVLIAYAAAAGKTMIESIKSEMSGDLEQGYLNIVNYIRNPHEYFAELLYKAMKGLGTDERCLGRVIATRAEIDLGSIADAFQTMYGQTLVEFIEDDVSGDFKRALIALAS; encoded by the exons gtACGGACGAGCAAGCTATCTTGGATATTTTGTGTTACAGAACCAACGACCAGAGACAGGAGCTAGCTAACCACTACAAAGCATCCTATGGAAGG GACCTGATCGATGATCTCAAGAGCGAGCTCAAAGGAGATTTTGAGGACATCATCATCGGTATCATGACGCCCCTTCCTCTCTTCGATGCTACCTGCCTGAAGAATGCAATGTCG GGAGCAGGTACTGATGAGAAGGTTCTTCTTGAAATATTGTGTGCTCGATCTAACGCC CAAATACAGCTTATCAAGGCGGCTTACGTAAAAG CTGGATACGGCGACGACCTGGAGAGTGACCTCGAGAGCGAGACAAGCGGTGACCTCAAACGTCTGCTGGTAGGACTGTGCACG GGAGCTCGTGACGAATCAGATGAGATTGACGCTGAAAAGGTTGAAGCTGATGCCCAAGCTCTCGTTGAG GCCGGGGAGGGTCAGCTCGGAACAGACGAATCTGAATTCCAGAGGATTCTTGTTGCCAAGAGTATTCGACACATTAGAGCTGTGCTCATCGCATATGCCGCT GCTGCTGGCAAGACTATGATCGAGTCTATCAAAAGCGAGATGTCGGGAGACCTCGAGCAAGGTTACCTTAACATCG TGAACTACATCAGGAACCCACATGAGTATTTCGCAGAGCTTCTCTACAAAGCGATGAAGGGACTCGGTACAGATGAACGCTGCCTCGGGAGGGTGATTGCTACAAGGGCTGAG ATCGATCTTGGTAGCATCGCAGACGCCTTCCAAACGATGTACGGTCAAACCCTGGTCGAGTTCATCGAGGACGATGTTTCTGGTGATTTCAAGAGAGCATTGATCGCTCTGGCCAGCTAG